In Acidiphilium acidophilum, one genomic interval encodes:
- a CDS encoding purine-cytosine permease family protein: protein MASFKSADMHDFATDVVPMEHRRWHWLSIGNVLIGVATAMFFMAWGGELTQKFGGLTTILSMIIGTITIGGAGFLFALLGSRYGLSSNLLSREIYGRYGSAIATFIYAFNYVMFYAFEGAIMIAAIRLFLPGTPPWAIYVAFTVVMILLAVYGMKLMARFMWLTLPIYILGVILLFAFHPKLGTLSFAGWVGAGPHFGMAALGGAVATVFALITMSTQGADYGRMLKPGHIRIGSLALGFGVMFVTFCLVTLLGSYVGTSLGQTNPGKYFVTTLGGFGLFVVLITQIRINIVNMYSGSLAYSNTLGMVGVKDRAWIRSAAAMVVAVAGVLLIALGIFTHLLEVLTIEGLFIMAWGASVISYYWLTGRPGAQTPEIDPARLRGFEPIGMITLVISLVVSIPLELHVLGSDLSVLAPFINIMLALGLPAILYRWVPACRISNVQTIGAAS, encoded by the coding sequence ATGGCTTCGTTCAAATCGGCGGATATGCATGATTTTGCCACCGATGTCGTCCCGATGGAGCATCGGCGCTGGCACTGGCTCAGCATCGGCAATGTGCTGATCGGCGTCGCCACAGCCATGTTCTTCATGGCCTGGGGCGGTGAACTGACCCAAAAATTCGGTGGCCTGACGACAATCCTGTCCATGATCATCGGGACGATCACCATCGGCGGTGCTGGATTCCTTTTTGCCCTGCTCGGCTCGCGTTACGGCCTCAGTAGCAACCTGCTGTCACGCGAGATCTATGGCCGCTACGGCAGCGCGATCGCGACCTTCATCTATGCGTTCAATTACGTGATGTTTTATGCGTTCGAGGGTGCGATCATGATCGCTGCCATCCGTCTCTTCCTGCCCGGGACACCACCCTGGGCTATCTACGTCGCTTTTACGGTCGTCATGATCCTGCTCGCGGTCTATGGTATGAAACTGATGGCGCGTTTTATGTGGCTCACGCTGCCGATCTACATCCTCGGCGTCATCCTCCTGTTTGCATTCCACCCGAAACTCGGCACCTTGTCGTTCGCCGGTTGGGTTGGAGCCGGCCCGCACTTCGGTATGGCGGCACTCGGTGGAGCGGTCGCAACCGTCTTTGCCCTCATCACCATGTCCACCCAGGGGGCGGATTACGGTCGCATGCTGAAACCCGGCCATATCCGGATCGGGAGCCTCGCACTCGGCTTCGGCGTCATGTTCGTGACCTTCTGTCTCGTGACCCTGCTCGGATCCTATGTCGGCACATCGCTCGGCCAGACCAATCCCGGCAAATATTTTGTTACCACACTGGGCGGATTCGGCCTGTTTGTCGTGCTGATCACCCAGATCAGGATCAATATCGTCAACATGTATAGCGGATCGCTTGCATATTCCAACACGCTGGGCATGGTCGGCGTGAAGGACCGGGCGTGGATACGATCGGCGGCGGCAATGGTCGTCGCGGTCGCTGGAGTATTGCTGATCGCGCTCGGCATCTTCACCCATCTGCTTGAGGTGCTGACCATCGAAGGACTGTTCATCATGGCCTGGGGAGCCAGTGTGATTTCATATTACTGGCTGACTGGCAGGCCGGGCGCGCAAACCCCGGAAATCGATCCCGCTCGGTTACGCGGCTTCGAGCCTATTGGGATGATCACTCTGGTGATCAGTCTCGTTGTGTCGATCCCGCTCGAATTACATGTTCTTGGATCGGATCTGTCTGTGCTCGCGCCTTTCATCAACATCATGCTGGCACTCGGCCTGCCGGCGATCCTTTACCGCTGGGTACCTGCCTGCCGGATTTCAAACGTGCAAACAATCGGCGCGGCTTCGTAA